Proteins encoded together in one Microbacterium sp. ABRD28 window:
- the map gene encoding type I methionyl aminopeptidase, with product MIEILNAHQLEHARSAGAIVGATLQELRERVTVGVNLLEIDEWARQLIEKAGAQSCYVDYAPSFGNGPFGHYICTAVNDAVLHGMPHDYALQPGDLLTLDLAVLKGGIAADAAISFIVGAENFDTPDTSDAPGSPEAAALIAVTQRALAAGIDVARSGNRIGDISHAIGAVLSDAGYLVNTEFGGHGIGTTMHGDPHVPNIGRPGRGYKLRPGLLLALEPWVMADTDVLITDPDGWTLRSATGCRTAHTEHTIAITDGDPEILTLAR from the coding sequence ATGATCGAAATCCTGAACGCCCACCAACTCGAGCACGCACGTTCCGCAGGCGCGATCGTGGGGGCGACGCTGCAGGAACTGCGCGAACGCGTGACCGTCGGCGTGAACCTCCTCGAGATCGACGAATGGGCGCGGCAGCTCATCGAGAAGGCGGGCGCGCAATCCTGCTACGTCGACTACGCGCCATCCTTCGGCAACGGTCCCTTCGGTCACTACATCTGCACGGCCGTCAACGATGCGGTTCTCCATGGGATGCCGCATGACTACGCCCTGCAGCCCGGAGACCTCCTCACTCTCGACCTCGCCGTGCTGAAAGGCGGCATCGCCGCCGACGCCGCCATCAGTTTCATCGTCGGCGCGGAGAACTTCGACACCCCCGACACCTCCGACGCCCCCGGAAGCCCCGAAGCCGCCGCGCTCATCGCCGTCACCCAGCGCGCGCTCGCCGCCGGCATCGACGTCGCCCGTTCGGGTAATCGCATCGGCGATATCTCCCATGCGATCGGCGCCGTGCTCTCCGATGCCGGGTACCTCGTGAACACCGAGTTCGGCGGCCACGGCATCGGCACCACCATGCACGGCGACCCGCATGTGCCGAACATCGGCCGCCCGGGGCGGGGCTACAAGCTGCGGCCGGGCCTCCTCCTCGCCCTGGAGCCCTGGGTGATGGCAGACACCGACGTTCTGATCACCGATCCCGACGGCTGGACGCTCCGCAGCGCCACCGGATGCCGCACCGCCCACACCGAGCACACCATCGCCATCACCGACGGCGACCCCGAGATCCTCACTCTCGCGCGGTAG
- a CDS encoding helix-turn-helix transcriptional regulator, whose amino-acid sequence MVRLPHTPETLARGRRVGAFLREARGNRSIVDVAACAGISGETLRKIETGRLPTPSFETVAAVAAALHLSLDDIAEHARGEDVALSA is encoded by the coding sequence ATGGTGCGGCTGCCTCACACGCCCGAGACCCTCGCGCGGGGCCGACGCGTCGGCGCCTTTCTCCGCGAGGCACGGGGCAACCGCTCGATCGTCGATGTGGCCGCGTGCGCGGGGATCTCTGGAGAGACGCTGCGCAAGATCGAGACGGGGCGCCTCCCCACCCCGTCGTTCGAGACGGTGGCCGCCGTCGCCGCTGCGCTTCACCTGTCGCTGGATGACATCGCCGAGCACGCTCGCGGTGAGGACGTCGCGCTTTCGGCCTGA
- a CDS encoding APC family permease: MATTSDATTSRAAARTQAAMRPKRALRTWEVAAISVGFMGPVMAMSLNGIGVAGLVGPQVPFTFMVAFAGTLLVAYGFVRLTRRISHAGSVYALAGSTLGPRAGFFGGFALLGTYIFFAACIAGACAVFFEAMAAEIGWQLPGWAWLVVMAAVTLAALALTIRESTVTARTLLGIGLVGIVVMLVLAAIIVIRVGVGAAPVSTGVDLSVLLPGAAAPSAIITASVFGFLSWAGFESGTSLSEETQNPKRVIPKAILLAVIVAGVVYVFVMFAQTIGFGTDEAGVAAFAGASSTLTTLATTYVGPWFAVLIAVIAFCVAFGALLSVVTAASRLIFALARDGFGPGALAAQNPQTGVPTRSVIVTVALVAVMSLGLGLLGASSVDVYYWYATIGTLCMVVAYGMTAVGVIRHTLTPDSRIRRWELVFPVLGLGYLAFVYAIQVIGQQAPYSYFPWIAGAWCLLGLVIVLARPKLAERIGQRLILEDPE; this comes from the coding sequence ATGGCAACGACTTCGGATGCGACGACATCGCGCGCGGCCGCACGGACCCAGGCCGCGATGCGACCGAAACGCGCCCTGCGCACCTGGGAGGTCGCGGCGATCTCGGTCGGATTCATGGGACCGGTCATGGCGATGTCGCTCAACGGCATCGGAGTGGCGGGCCTGGTGGGACCCCAGGTGCCCTTCACCTTCATGGTCGCGTTCGCCGGGACCCTGCTGGTGGCGTACGGCTTCGTCCGCCTGACCCGCCGCATCAGCCACGCCGGCTCGGTGTACGCACTCGCCGGGTCGACCCTCGGCCCCCGCGCGGGCTTCTTCGGCGGCTTCGCGCTGCTCGGCACCTACATCTTCTTCGCGGCGTGCATCGCGGGCGCCTGCGCCGTGTTCTTCGAAGCGATGGCCGCAGAGATCGGCTGGCAGCTGCCGGGATGGGCGTGGTTGGTCGTGATGGCCGCGGTCACCCTGGCGGCGCTGGCTCTCACCATCCGCGAATCGACCGTCACGGCGCGCACACTCCTCGGCATCGGCCTAGTGGGGATCGTGGTGATGCTCGTGCTCGCGGCCATCATCGTCATCCGCGTCGGGGTCGGGGCGGCGCCGGTGTCGACCGGCGTCGACCTCTCGGTGCTCCTGCCCGGAGCCGCCGCCCCGAGCGCCATCATCACCGCCTCGGTCTTCGGATTCCTGTCGTGGGCGGGCTTCGAGTCAGGCACCTCGCTCAGCGAAGAGACGCAGAACCCCAAGCGCGTGATCCCGAAGGCGATCCTCCTCGCCGTCATCGTGGCGGGAGTCGTGTACGTCTTCGTGATGTTCGCCCAGACGATCGGATTCGGCACCGACGAGGCCGGCGTCGCCGCTTTCGCGGGCGCCTCGTCGACGCTCACCACCCTTGCGACGACGTACGTCGGGCCCTGGTTCGCCGTGCTGATCGCCGTGATCGCCTTCTGCGTGGCCTTCGGTGCGCTCCTCAGTGTCGTCACCGCCGCTTCGCGCCTGATCTTCGCCCTCGCCCGCGACGGCTTCGGCCCGGGCGCCCTCGCCGCGCAGAACCCCCAGACCGGCGTTCCGACGCGGAGCGTCATCGTCACCGTGGCCCTCGTCGCCGTCATGTCGCTCGGACTCGGCCTCCTGGGCGCCTCGAGCGTCGACGTCTACTACTGGTACGCCACCATCGGCACCCTGTGCATGGTCGTCGCCTACGGGATGACGGCGGTCGGCGTCATCCGGCACACTCTCACCCCCGATTCGCGCATCCGTCGCTGGGAGCTCGTGTTCCCTGTGCTGGGACTGGGCTACCTCGCCTTCGTCTACGCGATCCAGGTCATCGGTCAGCAGGCCCCGTATTCGTACTTCCCGTGGATCGCGGGAGCGTGGTGCCTTCTCGGGCTCGTCATCGTGCTGGCGCGGCCGAAGCTCGCCGAGCGCATCGGCCAGCGCCTCATCCTCGAGGATCCTGAGTAA
- a CDS encoding MurR/RpiR family transcriptional regulator gives MRDHTPTGAPRATETRTVATRVREAMDSLSPGERRVARALLAHYPAAGLETTVGLAERANVSGPTVIRFASRLGFAGYKEFQATLRREIEARQASPLSLTHRAGEAGETDDILDAASHFISDIEATMRAIPASELRDAVDLLANKRNHLATMGGRFSGVLAEYLHLHLKQMRPRAALLRTPDDAATALIDLDKEHVLVVFDFRRYQDDIVGFAREAAQRGARIILITDTWMSPISEVADVVLPVAIEFPSPFDSYVAATGVVELVVAALHRKLGTEANARMAAYDDAGALLSPRSVGSDGEEAMKQNIQQ, from the coding sequence GTGCGCGATCACACCCCCACGGGCGCACCGCGCGCCACCGAGACGCGGACGGTGGCCACCCGCGTCCGGGAGGCCATGGACAGCCTCTCGCCCGGTGAGCGCCGCGTGGCCCGCGCACTGCTCGCCCACTACCCGGCGGCGGGGCTCGAGACCACCGTCGGCCTCGCCGAACGCGCGAACGTCTCGGGTCCGACCGTCATCCGATTCGCCTCCCGCCTCGGCTTCGCCGGGTACAAGGAATTCCAGGCGACGCTGCGGCGAGAGATCGAGGCACGCCAAGCATCACCGCTCTCCCTCACGCATCGTGCCGGCGAAGCAGGCGAGACCGACGACATCCTCGATGCGGCGTCGCACTTCATCTCCGACATCGAAGCGACGATGCGCGCGATCCCGGCGTCGGAGCTGCGAGACGCGGTGGATCTGCTCGCCAACAAGCGGAACCACCTCGCAACCATGGGCGGCCGGTTCTCGGGGGTGCTCGCGGAGTATCTCCACCTGCACCTCAAGCAGATGCGCCCGCGTGCGGCCCTGCTCCGCACCCCCGACGATGCGGCCACGGCCCTGATCGACCTCGACAAAGAGCATGTGCTGGTGGTCTTCGACTTCCGCCGCTACCAGGACGACATCGTCGGATTCGCGCGCGAAGCCGCACAGCGCGGCGCGCGCATCATTCTGATCACCGATACCTGGATGTCGCCGATCTCGGAGGTGGCCGATGTCGTCCTCCCGGTCGCGATCGAGTTCCCGAGCCCGTTCGACAGCTACGTCGCCGCGACCGGCGTCGTCGAACTCGTGGTCGCAGCCCTGCACCGCAAGCTCGGCACCGAGGCGAACGCGCGCATGGCCGCCTACGACGACGCCGGAGCGCTGCTGTCACCGAGGAGCGTGGGCTCCGACGGCGAAGAGGCGATGAAGCAAAATATTCAGCAATAG
- a CDS encoding glutamine synthetase, giving the protein MTSPPAIFVATCDLAAQIRGRSVPLTSETSVMRSGTGWVPANLALTCFGDLADAPLDSTGDLRLRPDPTAVYDIPAIGSLPPLRLMIGGQTDLDGTDWDGDCRAFALRALHELEERYDATITAAFEHEFLLEGLATEGVPFGLDRYRAAEPFGSELLGLLAAVGLDPDSWLAEFGAEQFEVTISPAEGISSADRAIVLRQLVRDLASQHGLRAGFAPMRTVDGVGSGVHVHFSMRTRAGDALLYDPTREGSLSSFGARFAAGIVRHAPALVAFTAPSPASGLRLGEHKWSSAGAYLSQADREALLRICPTTKLSATPEALQYNLEYRAADATGNPWLILGLLVRAGLSGLDGDVEEPVLMAPPAPGSPIRPLPATPEAARQAIDDDPELQSWLPPLLLQTSLAVRDAERAATQNLSPEQIVQKVARVY; this is encoded by the coding sequence ATGACCTCACCCCCCGCCATCTTCGTCGCCACGTGCGACTTGGCAGCACAGATACGCGGACGTTCTGTGCCTCTGACCTCTGAGACCTCGGTGATGCGATCGGGAACCGGATGGGTGCCGGCGAATCTGGCACTGACCTGTTTCGGAGACCTCGCCGACGCCCCGCTCGACTCCACCGGAGACCTGCGGCTTCGGCCCGACCCGACTGCGGTGTACGACATCCCGGCCATCGGCTCGCTTCCCCCGCTCCGCCTGATGATCGGCGGGCAGACCGACCTCGACGGAACCGACTGGGACGGCGACTGCCGCGCCTTCGCCCTTCGCGCCCTCCACGAACTGGAGGAGCGCTACGACGCCACCATCACCGCCGCGTTCGAGCACGAGTTCCTGCTCGAGGGACTCGCCACCGAAGGCGTGCCGTTCGGACTGGACCGCTACCGCGCGGCCGAGCCCTTCGGCAGCGAGCTGCTGGGGCTGCTGGCCGCAGTGGGCCTTGACCCCGACAGCTGGCTCGCCGAGTTCGGCGCGGAGCAGTTCGAGGTCACCATCTCGCCTGCGGAGGGGATCAGCTCGGCCGACCGCGCCATCGTGCTGCGCCAGCTCGTCCGCGACCTCGCCTCCCAGCACGGGCTGCGCGCGGGTTTCGCGCCGATGCGCACCGTCGACGGCGTCGGGTCGGGCGTGCACGTCCACTTCTCGATGCGCACCCGCGCCGGCGATGCCCTGCTCTACGACCCCACCCGAGAGGGTTCCCTGAGCTCCTTCGGGGCCCGGTTCGCCGCCGGCATCGTGCGCCACGCGCCGGCGCTGGTCGCCTTCACCGCACCGTCGCCGGCCTCGGGACTCAGGCTCGGCGAGCACAAGTGGAGCTCGGCCGGGGCATATCTGTCGCAGGCGGATCGCGAAGCGCTGCTTCGCATCTGCCCGACCACGAAGCTCTCGGCTACCCCCGAAGCACTGCAGTACAACCTCGAGTACCGCGCGGCGGATGCGACCGGCAATCCCTGGCTCATCCTGGGGCTCCTCGTTCGCGCAGGTCTCAGCGGCCTGGACGGCGACGTCGAAGAGCCCGTCCTGATGGCGCCGCCTGCGCCCGGATCTCCGATCCGCCCTCTGCCGGCCACGCCGGAGGCCGCACGGCAGGCGATCGACGACGACCCCGAACTGCAGAGCTGGCTTCCGCCGCTGCTGCTGCAGACCTCCCTCGCCGTGCGCGACGCGGAGCGGGCCGCCACCCAGAACCTCAGCCCCGAACAGATCGTCCAGAAAGTCGCCCGTGTCTACTGA
- a CDS encoding amidohydrolase family protein, whose amino-acid sequence MSTESTRTELQEYFDALALVDHHVHSVTIGDFTRPAFEALITEAPEAPAAPADQFDSQIGFAIRRWCAPVLGLAPHADGTQYLERRTELGADDVNRRLLRSSGVGRHLVDTGFRAELLADNDRLAELAGSRVDEIVRIESIAESLVDTDVAGAGFADAFRHELSRRTRHAVGVKSIVAYRYGFDFDPERPSEEDVARAATAWLDADRAAGTARLDDPVLLRFVLWSAVDLGLPIQLHTGYGDPDLDLRRTDPLLLKGFLERILHSRPTRPTPIVLLHSYPFHRHSGFLAQVYPHVFFDVGLAVNYVGARAPEVVAESLELAPFRKILFSSDAWGPAELHALGALLWRRSTAKVLAEFVDDDEWSLADARRVGEMIGRTNAEQLYRLEGVS is encoded by the coding sequence GTGTCTACTGAATCCACCCGCACCGAGCTCCAGGAGTATTTCGATGCCCTGGCCCTCGTCGACCATCACGTGCACAGCGTGACGATCGGCGATTTCACGCGCCCCGCGTTCGAAGCGCTCATCACCGAGGCACCGGAAGCCCCCGCTGCGCCGGCCGACCAGTTCGATTCGCAGATCGGCTTCGCCATCCGCCGCTGGTGCGCGCCGGTTCTCGGGCTGGCGCCGCACGCTGACGGCACGCAGTATCTCGAGCGACGGACTGAACTCGGTGCCGATGACGTGAACCGCCGGCTCCTTCGCTCCTCAGGCGTCGGACGCCACCTCGTCGACACCGGTTTCCGGGCCGAGCTGCTCGCCGACAACGACCGTCTGGCGGAGCTCGCCGGATCACGGGTCGACGAGATCGTGCGCATCGAAAGCATCGCGGAATCGCTGGTGGACACGGATGTCGCGGGTGCCGGCTTCGCCGACGCCTTCCGGCACGAGCTGAGCCGGAGAACCCGGCACGCCGTCGGCGTGAAGTCGATCGTGGCCTACCGCTACGGCTTCGACTTCGATCCGGAACGGCCCTCGGAGGAGGATGTCGCGCGCGCCGCGACCGCCTGGCTCGACGCGGATCGCGCCGCCGGCACCGCGCGCCTGGACGACCCCGTGCTCCTGCGCTTCGTGCTGTGGAGCGCGGTCGACCTGGGTCTGCCGATCCAGTTGCACACCGGCTACGGCGACCCCGACCTCGACCTGCGGCGCACCGACCCCCTGCTACTGAAGGGCTTCCTCGAACGCATCCTGCACAGCCGTCCCACACGGCCCACGCCGATCGTGCTCCTTCACTCGTACCCGTTCCACCGCCACAGCGGCTTTCTCGCACAGGTGTACCCGCACGTGTTCTTCGACGTGGGGCTCGCCGTCAACTACGTCGGGGCGCGTGCCCCCGAGGTCGTCGCGGAGAGTCTGGAGCTCGCGCCGTTCCGCAAGATCCTGTTCTCCTCCGACGCCTGGGGCCCGGCCGAGCTGCACGCCCTCGGCGCACTGCTCTGGCGGCGATCGACCGCCAAGGTGCTGGCCGAATTCGTCGACGACGACGAATGGAGCCTCGCCGATGCGCGGCGGGTCGGCGAGATGATCGGGCGGACCAACGCCGAGCAGCTGTACCGCCTCGAGGGAGTCTCGTGA
- a CDS encoding amidohydrolase yields the protein MIPALRSAEATLFASVDEQVPAAITLRRQLHAEPRVAGDEGDTLAAMVAALPEGAEVDLIPGHAAIVTYPGDGPLIAFRAELDALPLSEDTGVAWASSNGAMHACGHDVHMAAVVAVVQALRAAEEPMPVTVLLQPREETYPSGALDVVHSEAFGARGIQSVIGAHVQPLLESGLISCTPGVVNAAADEFTVRFTGNEGHAAYPHLTADPVLTASQFVVAAQQIVSRNTDPMSPAVVTVGTIHAGQAANAVPHEAVLTGTLRAMHPSTRTLLHLRLREIADGVAAAHGCRAEVSIVEGEPELFNAPALTEVARSRLAGLGALSPREIRSCGADDFAYYSSTVPSIMMFVGVDAAGQGLHSRDFLPDDAAVGSTARALLAGYLAAREAKTLGAGGALREEVTSQVFHD from the coding sequence GTGATCCCGGCCCTCCGCTCGGCCGAGGCGACGCTGTTCGCGAGCGTCGACGAACAGGTTCCCGCCGCGATCACCCTGCGGCGGCAGCTTCATGCCGAACCCCGTGTCGCCGGCGACGAAGGCGACACCCTCGCCGCGATGGTCGCGGCGCTTCCCGAGGGCGCCGAGGTCGACCTCATCCCGGGGCACGCTGCAATCGTCACCTACCCGGGTGACGGTCCACTGATCGCGTTCCGGGCCGAGCTCGACGCACTCCCCCTGAGTGAAGACACGGGTGTGGCATGGGCGTCGTCGAACGGGGCCATGCACGCCTGCGGGCACGACGTGCATATGGCCGCGGTCGTCGCGGTCGTCCAGGCGCTCCGTGCTGCCGAGGAGCCGATGCCGGTGACGGTCCTCCTGCAACCTCGTGAGGAGACCTACCCCTCCGGGGCGCTCGACGTCGTCCACAGCGAGGCCTTCGGTGCCCGCGGCATCCAGTCGGTCATCGGCGCGCACGTGCAGCCGCTCCTCGAGTCGGGACTGATCTCCTGCACGCCGGGAGTGGTCAATGCCGCAGCCGACGAGTTCACCGTGCGGTTCACCGGGAACGAGGGGCACGCCGCGTACCCGCATCTGACCGCAGACCCGGTGCTCACCGCCAGCCAGTTCGTCGTCGCCGCCCAGCAGATCGTCAGCCGCAACACCGACCCGATGTCGCCTGCCGTCGTGACGGTCGGGACGATCCATGCCGGGCAGGCGGCGAACGCCGTGCCCCACGAGGCGGTGCTGACCGGCACACTGCGCGCCATGCATCCCTCCACCCGCACACTCCTGCATCTCCGGCTGCGCGAGATCGCCGACGGCGTCGCCGCCGCGCACGGATGCCGTGCCGAGGTCTCGATCGTCGAAGGCGAACCGGAGCTGTTCAACGCCCCGGCCCTCACCGAGGTGGCGCGCAGCCGGCTCGCGGGCCTCGGAGCGCTGAGCCCTCGGGAGATCCGGTCGTGCGGCGCGGATGACTTCGCCTATTACAGCTCCACAGTGCCGTCGATCATGATGTTCGTCGGAGTTGATGCGGCAGGACAGGGCCTGCACTCCCGCGACTTCCTCCCCGACGACGCCGCTGTCGGCTCGACCGCCCGCGCGTTGCTCGCGGGGTATCTGGCCGCTCGCGAGGCGAAGACCCTGGGTGCGGGCGGCGCGCTTCGCGAAGAAGTCACGTCTCAGGTGTTCCACGACTGA
- a CDS encoding ABC transporter ATP-binding protein codes for MVSGIRRLLPLISARRTLFIEAVAWGALAHVATLLVAIGLAWAVGQAIVGAPFDLTSAAIGLSVGAVIAAGALWRESWTSHDLAYRLIALLRGRVFAVLRGALPARSGRRRTGDVTTAIVADIETLEWLYAHTAAQTVGATLVLVVSVSVSIALTPLLLLVWVPLLVVGVATPLLSARRAERAGARLTAGAAALRSEVLDTVRGLRELAGAGRLPAQLQRLADDTRALGRTQISEASRLGGERAIADLTLAFAAIGSIVIVVLSNGAVAPQDVPLAVTIAVAGIGPAAQIADVLRTAGTLRAASARIVDVLDLPPALEDDAGDRRPRATNPDDAGLVFDGVSFSYSRDRPVLDDVTLRVRPGEIVALTGRSGAGKTTMARIALRLWDPDAGSVRIDGIDIRDLPDDRLRRLVSTVPQSSPLLRGTIRSNIVLGDPDAGIDAVDRAARSAGIFRSEAGLPDGLDTVVGEHGAGLSGGQRARVAIARALLRDPRVLILDEPTASLDPDADAAIMGFLSQANTRAVLLIAHRPATVAFADRIVRLDGSSPRQ; via the coding sequence GTGGTGAGTGGTATCCGGCGACTTCTGCCCCTCATCAGCGCTCGACGAACCCTCTTCATCGAGGCTGTCGCGTGGGGTGCCCTCGCGCATGTGGCGACTCTGCTGGTCGCCATAGGCCTGGCCTGGGCCGTCGGGCAGGCCATCGTCGGCGCTCCGTTCGATCTGACTTCGGCGGCGATCGGCCTGTCGGTGGGGGCGGTGATCGCCGCCGGGGCGCTGTGGCGCGAGTCCTGGACGTCCCATGACCTTGCCTACCGGCTGATCGCTCTCCTGCGTGGGCGCGTGTTCGCCGTTCTGCGCGGGGCGCTTCCCGCGCGATCGGGTCGCCGGCGCACCGGCGATGTGACGACGGCGATCGTCGCCGACATCGAGACCCTCGAGTGGCTGTACGCCCATACTGCGGCGCAGACGGTCGGGGCCACGCTGGTGCTGGTTGTGAGCGTGTCGGTCTCGATCGCGCTCACTCCGCTTCTTCTCCTCGTCTGGGTGCCCCTTCTCGTCGTCGGAGTGGCAACGCCCCTCCTCAGCGCACGGCGCGCGGAACGCGCGGGTGCGCGGTTGACCGCTGGAGCGGCGGCGCTTCGATCGGAGGTCCTCGACACCGTTCGCGGCCTGCGGGAGCTGGCTGGTGCGGGAAGGCTCCCCGCACAGCTGCAGCGACTCGCGGACGACACTCGTGCGCTGGGACGCACGCAGATTTCGGAGGCGTCGCGCCTGGGCGGGGAGCGCGCGATCGCCGATCTCACTCTGGCGTTCGCGGCGATCGGGTCGATCGTCATCGTCGTGCTGTCGAACGGCGCCGTCGCGCCTCAGGATGTTCCCCTCGCCGTCACCATCGCTGTGGCGGGCATCGGCCCTGCCGCACAGATCGCCGACGTTCTGCGCACTGCCGGCACGCTGCGAGCGGCGTCCGCCCGCATCGTCGACGTACTCGACCTTCCGCCCGCCCTCGAGGATGACGCGGGGGATCGGCGACCGCGCGCGACGAATCCGGATGACGCGGGCTTGGTCTTCGACGGGGTGAGCTTTTCGTACTCTCGTGATCGGCCTGTTCTCGATGACGTCACGTTGCGGGTGCGTCCCGGCGAGATCGTGGCGCTGACGGGAAGGTCAGGCGCGGGGAAGACCACGATGGCGCGGATCGCCCTGCGCCTGTGGGATCCGGACGCCGGTTCGGTGCGCATCGACGGGATCGATATCCGGGATCTCCCTGATGATCGGCTTCGGCGCCTCGTGTCGACCGTGCCCCAGTCTTCGCCGCTTCTTCGGGGCACGATCCGTTCCAACATCGTCCTCGGCGATCCTGACGCCGGCATTGACGCGGTCGACCGGGCCGCGAGGTCTGCGGGCATCTTCCGCTCGGAGGCGGGGCTGCCCGATGGGCTGGACACCGTCGTCGGCGAGCATGGGGCGGGGCTCTCTGGCGGGCAGCGTGCCCGGGTCGCCATTGCTCGAGCACTCCTCCGCGATCCTCGCGTGCTCATCCTCGATGAACCGACGGCTTCACTGGACCCGGACGCCGACGCGGCGATCATGGGTTTCCTCAGTCAGGCGAACACGCGCGCCGTCCTGCTCATCGCGCATCGGCCGGCAACGGTCGCCTTCGCGGATCGAATCGTGCGACTCGACGGCTCGTCTCCACGGCAGTGA